From Lucilia cuprina isolate Lc7/37 chromosome 4, ASM2204524v1, whole genome shotgun sequence:
ACCATTCATGCACACAAATCTAGATAAATCAGTGGTCGGCCCATAAAGAACATAAAAtgctattaaaaattgttgttttctattttctatGTAACAAAACGTTATGATCCTTCGTTAAGGAAACCTATCACAGATGTACTTCTGGTTTCACATACGTATTTTTTCTCCATCAGAACATATGTgatattgattttatcatttcgtttgtaacacgtAGCAATATTCGCCTAAGAACCATAAAAGTACTTGCATGTaatttgggtccttattagatgtTAAGATGAaaggtataaataaaaataaaaaattttattaaaatcaaaattttttatcaaatttaatgaggatcggaccataattttaatataaacccTTTTACATAGAAATGTGTATATATGTTActatttatttgataaaataatatcaccctgatgtttatataCGATTCAAAAATTCCcctgatttgatggtgggtatataagattcggtacaaCCGAATACAgcagcactcttacttgttgttgttgacattaacaagaaaaacttaaacaaaagtgtcattttgtttgtggttttaatgtttgttgttttttcttcatttttcaaacatttctaACAAATGAGTTACAACATGAAGTTTACAAGAATATTACTCTTCTTTACCTTGTATGTAGTGATttgagaaaatatataaattagggGATTTTCGGAAAAGCAAGTTTGGATCAGTCAGATAATAAATTCTTCAGTTACCAATAGAAcgataaataacaaataatattgtcgaatttgttaaaaaaatgagtGCTGTGAGAGGGGCTGTAGTAGGGATAAAGcttattcatttttataccctacaccattttagtggggagggtatattgagcTTGTTTGTAACatgcaaaaatattcgtcctatacccaccttaaactATACCAagcggcttagaatcgttttctgagtggatttaactatgtccgtccgtccatcttgCCGGCTGTCTAGCTGTACAAAtagaacgaagcctattgaaaatgaataaaatcagtccattatttcacctatcccccatacaacagaaTCCCCCGacaagggcttctgagctcataattatgttaaatatacctgtatatcgataaaaagcggcacaactaagttttatacaagccttgatgactttgccaaatttcataaagatcggccctcatttgactctagctcccaaaaaaagtccccttcaaaaaattacttgaatgtcccaaattaacctattaacacaaatataaatatattcacaaaactttatcgggcttggtccataatTGCCCCTAGACCCCATTAAAagcctttttcagaaaattagattttcacccataaattgcttaaatgtatcggaacaatgaattattataaagaataagtaaatcacatttaatattcataacttaTGTAAGGTATCATATGGAATAGAATTATATCACTCTACTGGCATTTTTAAAAGTGAAGTTTAAGTATAAGTatcaatagttttaaaatatggTGCAAAGATTAAAACTGAAcgttaagaagttttttttttaaactcccAAATTTCTTCAACAAGATAAAACGATATAAAATGGACCTTAGAATTGTCCTTTtaacagaaataaataatttcttaacattgcaaacagaaaatttttaaactttattgatAAATATACAGTGAATATATGTGACatgacatacatacttaatgaCTAAAAATTGCCCAGACAACGTTCATTGATAATCGGCACATACAAACACATTACTTTTGTTTatccaaaaaagtttttaatagagCAAAATAAGACATCGATGAACTAAGaatctgtaaaataaaaaaacatttcataatttattCAAAAGTAGAAGCAACCATTGCAGTTCATTATGATTTACCTTACTAAAACTTTCCAATGATAGAATGGTAAATTTCATGGCATCCATTTGGACGGGACGTTGACTGCGCATTATCATAAAACgcaatttattgcaaaaatccTTACCAGCTGGATAATATTTAATGTGCTTCCATAATGGTAACTTGGCACTCAAAGAGGCCGCATCCATATCTTCGGGCTTAAGTAGTAACGGTGAATCTTTCGACAACTGACCACCCTCCCAATTACACAAGTACAAATAAAAGGCGGTATTAGTAGactgaaaacaaataaatttttctttcttttagtcTTTTATACAAAGAgggaaagaaaaaatatagtttttgttttaaattacttaaaagcaaatagtaaaatgttcaaaatgaacacttaactaaaataaaatagaattaaatatgtattagctttataaaactttacttacatattttataagtaTCGTGCCACTGTAGCAAATCACGTACAATTGCAATGTCACTGAAAAAAAGAATGACGAGAACAACATAAAATCACCCAATGAGGTTGTTCCACTCTATTCGTTTGTTGTCGGTTTAAGGGATGTAGACAAAATGgataattttaattagttagtttaataataatatgaaaatgctttattaaaatgtaaatattctgAGCTAACATACAGGTCAcagttgtaaaatttatttaacactaAAAGCGTATTTACGGAGAACACTAAAATTCCAAAGCAGAGACCACAACTCAAAAAATAGTTACACTAcaatacatttttcttaattataaaagtatattttttcacattagaaaaaaaatgtggACCTTAatccataattttaaaaaattccagttttagaatttttcatttcaaaggatattttgttattccgtttgtgacatatcgaaatattgatcatagacccacaaaagtattttcttggtaaatattaaattctaagaagaTCTATCCatgtttgtccgtctgtctgatgAAATTACGATAGGGACCACACGGGAAGaactagacagttgaaattttgcattcATATTCTCTTATGCTGGGCAATATCGGACCACATTTTTGAATAgaccccatacaagtggacctccaaTATTTTTCAGGGTCAGACCCCTATATATGGTATCCTtctgaaaattactataacggtcattactagcttaaaaatagATGTATAGTAACGAAATTAGGCACACCTAAATCTGTACCAAATTTAGTGAGGATCGgctcataattgaccctaacaaCCATACAGGGTCTCCTTCAAAAAATGTGCGGAATATAAACCGCcttcataaaaaaacattaacgaTAATTACTGGCATAAAAGCGAAAGTACATATTCAAggtaaataagtttaatatgaaCCAAAATCAGTCTACAAAAGGTTATTATAGGACAATAATTGACTGTACCccacatataaggtcctctttgaaaaaaaattgatgaggatgattcagaaaattactagtgTAGCCATGAAAATCAGCATAAAAAGCTTATACATAGGAATATAATTCTTTATatcgaatttaatgaggactgatctataactgagCCCAGATCCTATAAAAGGTTTAACTCAGGAAAGCTTTTTGGTTATTAACATAcgagtttttcttatttaaaaatacaagtataacaataaaatttgacatgaacatgttatatacaaaacaaaatctatgcaaaaaattttatgagtatcggctAATAATTGGCGCATGTAagatcctcttcagaaaattactcatacgctcagggttttaaaattgaacaaaaatattttgtttttcaaaaattctcggTCCATACTGATTTGTTAAGACATTAGGAAGacgattttaaataacaaattatttttgaacatGACTTAATCGGAAATTAGTTTCCAAGACGATTTATATAgactcatatatacatatttaccttAGTGGTTAATAAATATAACGAATTTACATTCACATTTATAACTAGTGCcttgtttttaaataagacttatttgcaaagaaaataaatgaccTAAATATAAACAaggtcaaattttaaaaataaatgtttataatggtAAATATAAACCATAAACTGTgcttaatattaaatgtttatttttatacacaagCCTCCAACTCctgaatatttctttttatttacttacaaGAAGAAACTGAAAACCAcagaaacatattaaaaatgttgaatttacAACGTTCACCAGAAGTGGAAATGAAATCGATTCATTGAGTCGCACACTAAAgctaaaaatagaatttaagaaaaaataaaattaagattttaattaaatcatagTCTATTTAAAAAACCTCAAAAGATAAAGGTGCAAACACATCATTCTCtgacatttaaacatttaaagaacatacacaacaacaacaacaataacttgaTTTCTTAGAAAACAAAGaggagaaaacaaaacaactcgTTCTATTTACCTAATTAAATCATTGTGGCGAGCAGATAATTCATGCAAACGTTTAGTATACATATCCTGTAAAAGTTTAAGCATTCTAGCATCCGGTTGAGCATCATAACCAACATCATTATTGCCGCCAATACTAACACCAATCTCAACACCATAACGTTTCAACCACTCAGCATGACACTCTGGTATTAGGCGAACAATTTCACCATGTAAGATTTCAAATTGTCCGCTCAAATAACTGACAAACATAAGCAGAAGTGCATCGAGAGCATAGAAATGAGATATTACTACATAACCGGCTAAAATTGCAGCAATATaggtaacaaaatatatataacctGTTTGAGCATCGTAGGGAAATATCATTGAATATGGCATTCTTTTGTCTTTGGATTCCAAGGATTGATTTGTTGTAAAGAATACAAAAATCGGTATGATGCTGTATAATATTAAAACGTTAAACATAAGAACGAAGTAGACAAAAACTGGTCTCATAATGCGATGACAGCGTTTAACAATACGTGGATATTTGTCTCTGTAaaagtttatagtttatagattaaaattaaatatttaaaaagaatgaaCAAATAACAATCTTATATTCATATGTACACAGAAAACAATATCGATAGTTtattcaattaacatgttttccctttctttaatctttgtttaaacaattttttatctgTCTTTATTATCtcgttgtttaaaatataagtgaataattttgattaagtttttatttgattcaattaattttgtaattgattgaaaacatttttctggcctacttttctattttattttttttttattttattttaattttttttgctagcaatatttataaatcttaaatagtcaataaaatagtcatttttcttgacaatttatgaaacactttatatgttcaataaaatgatattttttataaatgtgaaCGCTTTGTTAAAGTATTCCTTTAACCTTGTGTGTAATTGATTAttaattcgattttttaaattactttcttaattgatttttaaaaaaattctttacgaaacagtttaattcatttaattaataaattaataaaaaatctattttatatttattaaatatttaatttatacaattaatgaattaatcaatgttaaatcttttctcaattattgacattaattgttctgattaattcgttatttgataattgaaatcattattttggttataggttCAAAACTtccttgatacaattattttgataattgaaacttattttttttgtgtatataaaactattgtaaatatgaacaaacatacatacatatttatgaataattttaggTTAAATTATGGGCCAATTTTTATCTCGTTATGTTAGGAAAAATGCATTTCCCGAGATTCCCTTCCCTGTCTTTATTCTAGTGTTATTTTACATGAACACGAGAAATTCATATGAGTTTCCCTTGGACCACTTTTTTCTctcaaacaattttcaattccaTATTAGAAAAGGTGGCAGACATTTTTTACACCTTGAGGCTACAAAAGTCCTCGTAACAttctaatatacatttttaaaaattcttctaTTTATGTTTCGATGTCATTATAACACTAAGCATACCTATCTATCCAAATTTCTCgagtaaataaaatcaaaagctCCTTCACATCATTCATAATTAAACGAAAATGTAGTGTACGTATTACAATGAAAAATCCAATCATTGAAGTGCAAAAACTCTCAACAGCCTTTATTACATCCATCATATTGGCAACGAAATAAGCCAATTCACAAAAgattataaaagttaaatttgcATAAACAATCCAGCCGTAAACATTGTATAAgtaatttttcaattgaaattccCTATCGTTCGCATCACCATCTGTTAACCAACATCCGTTCCCTTTAAGAACTTTGACAAAAACTTGTGGAAACTCAATAAAGTCACCATTTTTGTTTCTtggtttatagaaaaatgaCATGAGGATCTATTGAAATTTTCCGGTTTTACACGGTTTAAATAGCGGTAGTATACTGTTTTGTTAACACATTAAGAAGacgattttaaatgttattttcctTATATAAGATTGAAGAAAACAACAACCATATTATTTTTGGTCGTTTGAATTTGTGTGTAAGCatatcaatttaaattattaattttctacaCTAATTCTTTCACATAGTATATGTTAATAACGCATTCTTTTTCTTTGTGCCCTgtaggaaattttcgaaaaaactaTTGTTCAAAtgtggcaaaaaaaatatttaaaaaattgggtGTCTTGGTTGGCTAGTTGGTAGTGTGTTAGCTTATTAGTCTGGGGGTTATGTGTTCGACTACCACCAGAGACAGTTTCACTACCGCCATTACATTATACATTAGGTTAGAATATAATTTGCAATTGTATTGTAATggaaaaataatgtaattacATACATGCGACCATGTCCTACACTACTGCGGATATATGAGAGCCTAACGAAATTAGATTAAGAAGTACGAAGTAAAAACCTTCTAATGATACATTAGCATTTTGAATCATTACTTTAACATGGTATTGTTACTTACAAATAAGGACTTAGATAAGCGATTACCAGAGAAATCAAGATATGCAAATGCATATTTTTGTTATGAATCATATGGACTTATTAACAAGATAATTACACcttgcaaaacaattttaagactATTACCAACCATTTAGCTTAgctcatatttttaaataatttgatttgaatttcatatacttatgtatatggcATATAtcgagtttaaaaaaaaaatatattttttattgttacaaaCGGACGGACAAAATAAATATGTCATTATATTGATGTGTTAGGtataatgcaattaaaaatgaattactTAGTTTACGTTAAAGATTAGCAACAAAATAGgtgttagaaattatttttgatataataaagtataaatacttaatatttttaaatagtttataaaagaaCGATATTATGGGTAGGACTCCGGCAGAATAGTCATTATGTATTCTAGCCTGTTAGACCAGAGGTGGTGGTTCGATTTCCACATGATGCACT
This genomic window contains:
- the LOC111674617 gene encoding odorant receptor 13a-like isoform X1, coding for MSFLYKPRKKNGDIINFPQVFDKVLIGNGCWLTEGDPKDKWFKFKNILYNIYGWIVYVNLSFIIFCEMAYFLVNIKDVRKAVESFCPSMIGFFIVVRTLHFRLVTEDLKRLLKLFAEKIWIDRDKYPRIVKRCHRIMRPVFVYFVLMFNVLILYSIIPIFVFFTTNQSLESKDKRMPYSMIFPYDAQTGYIYFVTYIAAILAGYVVISHFYALDALLLMFVSYLSGQFEILHGEIVRLIPECHAEWLKRYGVEIGVSIGGNNDVGYDAQPDARMLKLLQDMYTKRLHELSARHNDLISFSVRLNESISFPLLVNVVNSTFLICFCGFQFLLSGTTSLGDFMLFSSFFFSVTLQLYVICYSGTILIKYSTNTAFYLYLCNWEGGQLSKDSPLLLKPEDMDAASLSAKLPLWKHIKYYPAGKDFCNKLRFMIMRSQRPVQMDAMKFTILSLESFSKILSSSMSYFALLKTFLDKQK
- the LOC111674617 gene encoding odorant receptor 13a-like isoform X2, with product MRPVFVYFVLMFNVLILYSIIPIFVFFTTNQSLESKDKRMPYSMIFPYDAQTGYIYFVTYIAAILAGYVVISHFYALDALLLMFVSYLSGQFEILHGEIVRLIPECHAEWLKRYGVEIGVSIGGNNDVGYDAQPDARMLKLLQDMYTKRLHELSARHNDLISFSVRLNESISFPLLVNVVNSTFLICFCGFQFLLSGTTSLGDFMLFSSFFFSVTLQLYVICYSGTILIKYSTNTAFYLYLCNWEGGQLSKDSPLLLKPEDMDAASLSAKLPLWKHIKYYPAGKDFCNKLRFMIMRSQRPVQMDAMKFTILSLESFSKILSSSMSYFALLKTFLDKQK